A genomic region of Friedmanniella luteola contains the following coding sequences:
- a CDS encoding ABC transporter ATP-binding protein, which translates to MSNEVILQAEGLVKHYPIRAGVLRRTVGHVKAVDGVSFELRRGETLGVVGESGCGKSTLGRMLMRLEEPTAGKLTFDGVDMYAQRGSAMRRLRRDIQIVFQDPYTSLNPRKTVGDIIGEPFEIHPDVVPKGGRRRRVQDLLDLVGLNPEHINRYPHQFSGGQRQRIGIARGVALNPKVLICDEPVSALDVSVQAQVVNLLERLQDELGLAYVFIAHDLSVVRHISDRVAVMYLGSMVEIGDEDQIYNRPTHPYTQALLSAVPVPDPTLRGLRKQIKLVGDVPSPANPPSGCRFHTRCFKAQERCTTDVPLLEARPDGVSAHDSACHYAAPLALVGTESRPV; encoded by the coding sequence ATGAGCAACGAGGTGATCCTCCAGGCGGAGGGCCTGGTCAAGCACTACCCGATCAGGGCGGGCGTGCTGCGCCGGACCGTGGGGCACGTCAAGGCGGTCGACGGCGTCTCGTTCGAGCTGCGCAGGGGCGAGACGCTGGGCGTCGTGGGCGAGTCGGGCTGCGGGAAGTCGACCCTCGGGCGGATGCTCATGCGGCTCGAGGAGCCGACGGCCGGCAAGCTCACCTTCGACGGCGTCGACATGTACGCCCAGCGCGGCAGCGCGATGCGCCGGCTCCGCCGCGACATCCAGATCGTCTTCCAGGACCCCTACACGTCGTTGAACCCCCGCAAGACCGTCGGCGACATCATCGGTGAGCCCTTCGAGATCCACCCCGACGTCGTCCCCAAGGGCGGCCGGCGGCGGCGCGTCCAGGACCTGCTCGACCTCGTCGGGCTCAACCCCGAGCACATCAACCGCTACCCGCACCAGTTCTCGGGCGGCCAGCGGCAGCGGATCGGCATCGCCCGCGGGGTCGCGCTGAACCCGAAGGTGCTGATCTGCGACGAGCCGGTCTCCGCGCTGGACGTCTCGGTGCAGGCCCAGGTGGTGAACCTGCTCGAGCGGCTGCAGGACGAGCTGGGGCTGGCCTACGTCTTCATCGCCCACGACCTGTCGGTCGTCCGGCACATCTCGGACCGGGTGGCGGTGATGTACCTGGGCAGCATGGTGGAGATCGGCGACGAGGACCAGATCTACAACCGGCCCACGCACCCCTACACGCAGGCGCTGCTCTCCGCGGTGCCGGTGCCCGACCCGACGCTGCGCGGGCTCCGGAAGCAGATCAAGCTGGTCGGCGACGTCCCGAGCCCGGCCAACCCGCCGTCCGGCTGCCGCTTCCACACCCGGTGCTTCAAGGCCCAGGAGCGCTGCACCACCGACGTGCCGCTGCTGGAGGCCCGGCCGGACGGGGTGTCGGCGCACGACTCCGCCTGCCACTACGCGGCCCCGCTCGCGCTGGTCGGGACGGAGTCCCGCCCGGTCTAG
- the mshB gene encoding N-acetyl-1-D-myo-inositol-2-amino-2-deoxy-alpha-D-glucopyranoside deacetylase, with protein MTATATADRRLMLVHAHPDDETIGNGVTMARYAAEGAGVTLVTCTLGEEGEVLVPELEHLGAEHDDDLGPTRLAELERAMAALGITDFVRLGGDYRFRDSGMAYDEQRKAVARDVLRDGTFWTADLLEATNELVPLIRDRRPHVLVTYDEDGAYGHPDHVQAHRVAMYGYLLAGMPSYRPDLGAAWSIPRVLWNTMSRARLREAVARLRAAGDTESFADWGLEPDDPDTGPEDEGIVAEITSEEHVAAKLAAMRAHATQITEDGPFFAGTAVLGHAMWATEHYRFVAGTPFPETGAPADDLFVGLV; from the coding sequence GTGACTGCGACCGCGACGGCGGACCGGCGGCTGATGCTGGTCCACGCCCACCCCGACGACGAGACGATCGGCAACGGGGTCACCATGGCCCGCTACGCCGCGGAGGGCGCGGGTGTCACCCTGGTGACCTGCACCCTCGGCGAGGAGGGCGAGGTCCTCGTCCCCGAGCTCGAGCACCTCGGGGCCGAGCACGACGACGACCTCGGCCCCACCCGGCTGGCCGAGCTCGAGCGGGCCATGGCGGCGCTCGGCATCACCGACTTCGTCCGCCTCGGCGGGGACTACCGGTTCCGCGACTCCGGCATGGCCTACGACGAGCAGCGGAAGGCCGTCGCCCGCGACGTGCTCCGCGACGGCACGTTCTGGACGGCCGACCTGCTCGAGGCGACCAACGAGCTCGTGCCGCTGATCCGCGACCGGCGCCCGCACGTGCTGGTCACCTACGACGAGGACGGCGCCTACGGCCACCCGGACCACGTGCAGGCCCACCGGGTCGCGATGTACGGCTACCTGCTGGCCGGGATGCCGTCCTACCGCCCCGACCTCGGTGCGGCGTGGTCGATCCCGCGCGTGCTGTGGAACACGATGAGCCGCGCCCGGCTGCGGGAGGCCGTGGCCCGGCTCCGGGCCGCGGGCGACACCGAGAGCTTCGCCGACTGGGGCCTGGAGCCGGACGACCCGGACACCGGTCCCGAGGACGAGGGCATCGTGGCCGAGATCACCAGCGAGGAGCACGTGGCGGCGAAGCTGGCCGCCATGCGGGCGCACGCCACGCAGATCACCGAGGACGGACCCTTCTTCGCCGGGACGGCGGTGCTCGGCCACGCGATGTGGGCCACCGAGCACTACCGCTTCGTGGCCGGGACGCCCTTCCCCGAGACCGGCGCCCCGGCCGACGACCTCTTCGTCGGCCTGGTCTGA
- a CDS encoding VanW family protein: MSSTIPDDPGLDETTTRPAVPGPGPGPAQDPAGGHGRGRRTALLALGGLAAVLLVLYVVGYLVAGDRLPRNAVVSGVDVGGLSTAAAAERLTAELGPRSTAPLELRAGGQDASLDPREAGLALDVDASLRAAGGRSLDPRAIWRVLTGGSPTRAVAAVDEGALAAAVAATAEGLDREPADARLAYDGTDVELTKAAEGLAVDREGAVQAVHDGYLGAQPVELPAEVSAPLVTTAEAEKVRAEYAEPAVSGPVTVEAGGAGDFTVTPAMIAKALTFRAQDGGLQPSLDAGALREAADDAVDEVELSRPRDATVKISGGKPVVVPAVDGTTVSAKALAAAVEPVLTRSGDERTADVELGGAKAEFTTADAEKLGIREVTGEYTTYFPYAEYRNVNIGRAAELINGTVLKPGETFSLNEVVGERTAANGFTEGFIISGGKFKRELGGGVSQSATTTYNAMFFAGLKDVEHQPHTLYIDRYPPGREATVAWPDLDLRFTNDTKYGILVQAGTVKATGSSRGSITVKMWSTKTWDKVESTTPAKSNFTSGRDLTDTSGSCEPQAPAQGFDVTYARLFYRDGEVAKRENFSWRYGPTDRIRCG, encoded by the coding sequence TTGAGCAGCACCATCCCCGACGACCCCGGCCTCGACGAGACGACGACCCGACCGGCCGTGCCGGGCCCGGGCCCGGGCCCGGCTCAGGACCCGGCCGGCGGCCACGGACGGGGCCGGCGCACCGCCCTGCTCGCGCTCGGCGGGCTCGCCGCCGTGCTGCTGGTGCTCTACGTCGTCGGGTACCTGGTCGCCGGGGACCGGCTGCCCCGCAACGCCGTGGTCTCGGGCGTCGACGTCGGCGGGCTCAGCACCGCCGCGGCGGCGGAGCGGCTGACGGCTGAGCTGGGCCCGCGCTCGACCGCGCCCCTCGAGCTGCGCGCCGGTGGCCAGGACGCCAGCCTCGACCCGCGCGAGGCCGGCCTGGCCCTCGACGTCGACGCCAGCCTGCGGGCGGCGGGCGGACGCAGCCTCGACCCCCGCGCGATCTGGCGCGTGCTGACCGGCGGCTCGCCCACCCGGGCGGTCGCCGCCGTCGACGAGGGCGCTCTCGCGGCCGCCGTCGCCGCCACGGCCGAGGGCCTGGACCGGGAACCAGCCGACGCCCGGCTGGCCTACGACGGCACCGACGTCGAGCTCACGAAGGCGGCGGAGGGGCTGGCGGTGGACCGCGAGGGGGCCGTCCAGGCGGTCCACGACGGCTACCTGGGCGCTCAGCCGGTGGAGCTGCCGGCCGAGGTCAGCGCGCCGCTGGTCACCACGGCGGAGGCCGAGAAGGTCCGCGCGGAGTACGCGGAGCCGGCCGTCTCCGGTCCGGTGACCGTCGAGGCGGGCGGGGCCGGCGACTTCACGGTGACGCCGGCCATGATCGCGAAGGCTCTCACGTTCCGCGCCCAGGACGGCGGTCTGCAGCCCTCCCTCGACGCCGGCGCCCTGCGCGAGGCCGCCGACGACGCCGTCGACGAGGTCGAGCTGAGCAGGCCGCGCGACGCCACCGTGAAGATCTCGGGCGGCAAGCCGGTGGTCGTGCCCGCCGTCGACGGCACGACGGTCAGCGCCAAGGCGCTGGCCGCCGCCGTCGAGCCCGTGCTGACGAGGTCCGGCGACGAGCGGACGGCCGACGTCGAGCTCGGCGGGGCGAAGGCGGAGTTCACCACCGCCGACGCCGAGAAGCTCGGCATCAGGGAGGTGACGGGGGAGTACACCACCTACTTCCCCTACGCCGAGTACCGCAACGTCAACATCGGCCGGGCGGCCGAGCTGATCAACGGCACGGTGCTGAAGCCGGGCGAGACGTTCTCGCTCAACGAGGTGGTCGGCGAGCGCACCGCGGCCAACGGCTTCACCGAGGGCTTCATCATCTCGGGCGGCAAGTTCAAGCGCGAGCTGGGCGGCGGCGTCTCCCAGAGCGCCACCACCACCTACAACGCGATGTTCTTCGCCGGGCTGAAGGACGTCGAGCACCAGCCCCACACCCTCTACATCGACCGGTACCCGCCGGGCCGCGAGGCGACGGTCGCCTGGCCCGACCTGGACCTCCGCTTCACCAACGACACGAAGTACGGGATCCTGGTCCAGGCCGGCACGGTGAAGGCCACCGGCAGCAGCCGCGGCTCGATCACGGTGAAGATGTGGTCGACCAAGACCTGGGACAAGGTCGAGTCGACGACGCCCGCCAAGTCCAACTTCACCAGCGGCCGCGACCTCACCGACACCTCGGGCTCCTGCGAGCCGCAGGCACCGGCGCAGGGCTTCGACGTCACCTACGCGCGGCTGTTCTACCGCGACGGCGAGGTCGCCAAGCGGGAGAACTTCTCCTGGCGCTACGGCCCGACCGACCGGATCCGCTGCGGCTGA
- a CDS encoding GNAT family N-acetyltransferase: protein MPADDPLAPAAPGQRWVVRHRLPDGSATDVTGWVDQLAPGHVHLGTADGQRHVVDRSTVLAARRAPAAAGGPPPERTSADELEHLSVPGWLALAEPLGEWTLRAGGGFTGRANSCHAVGDPGVDVAEAARRVVAHAAAHGIPPLASVVDGGEPEAALRGLGWVDAYVPTDVLAVRLADLLGTAPPDARARVTLDLEVGWWNAYGESRPNDADPGLLRLVLAGHPPRAFGSTGDPARPTAIGRGHLSGAWLGCAALWTRPEDRRQGLATAVLRRLGHWAARHGARYAYLQVATANAEAHAAYERLGFRRHHAYRYLAPPRTAA, encoded by the coding sequence ATGCCCGCTGACGACCCCCTCGCCCCCGCCGCCCCCGGCCAGCGCTGGGTCGTCCGGCACCGGCTGCCGGACGGCTCGGCGACGGACGTCACCGGCTGGGTGGACCAGCTCGCCCCGGGGCACGTGCACCTCGGCACCGCCGACGGGCAGCGGCACGTCGTCGACCGGTCGACGGTGCTGGCGGCCCGCCGCGCCCCGGCTGCCGCGGGTGGGCCGCCACCGGAGCGGACCAGCGCCGACGAGCTGGAGCACCTGTCGGTCCCCGGCTGGCTGGCGCTCGCCGAACCGCTCGGGGAGTGGACGCTGCGCGCGGGCGGCGGCTTCACGGGTCGGGCGAACAGCTGCCACGCGGTGGGCGACCCCGGCGTCGACGTCGCCGAGGCGGCCCGGCGGGTGGTGGCGCACGCGGCGGCGCACGGCATCCCCCCGCTGGCCTCCGTCGTCGACGGCGGCGAGCCGGAGGCGGCCCTGCGGGGTCTCGGCTGGGTGGACGCCTACGTCCCGACCGACGTGCTGGCCGTCCGGCTGGCCGACCTGCTGGGGACCGCCCCGCCCGACGCGCGGGCCCGGGTCACCCTCGACCTCGAGGTGGGGTGGTGGAACGCGTACGGCGAGAGCCGCCCGAACGACGCCGACCCGGGCCTGCTGCGGCTCGTGCTGGCCGGGCACCCACCCCGCGCGTTCGGCTCCACCGGTGACCCGGCCCGGCCCACGGCGATCGGGCGCGGGCACCTCAGCGGGGCGTGGCTCGGCTGCGCGGCCCTGTGGACGCGCCCCGAGGACCGGCGGCAGGGGCTGGCGACGGCGGTGCTGCGCCGGCTGGGGCACTGGGCCGCCCGGCACGGGGCCCGCTACGCCTACCTGCAGGTGGCCACCGCCAACGCCGAGGCCCACGCGGCCTACGAGCGGCTCGGTTTCCGCCGGCACCACGCCTACCGCTACCTCGCGCCGCCTCGCACCGCGGCCTGA
- the fdxA gene encoding ferredoxin, with protein sequence MTYVIAQPCVDLKDRACVEECPVDCIYEGKRMLYIHPDECVDCGACEPVCPVEAIFYEDDTPEEWKPYYNANVEFFNDLGSPGGAAKMGVIEKDHPLIEALPPQEQAE encoded by the coding sequence GTGACGTACGTCATCGCCCAGCCCTGTGTGGACCTGAAGGACCGGGCCTGCGTCGAGGAGTGTCCCGTCGACTGCATCTACGAGGGGAAGCGGATGCTCTACATCCACCCCGACGAGTGCGTCGACTGCGGGGCCTGCGAGCCGGTCTGCCCGGTGGAGGCGATCTTCTACGAGGACGACACGCCCGAGGAGTGGAAGCCCTACTACAACGCGAACGTCGAGTTCTTCAACGACCTCGGCTCGCCCGGTGGCGCCGCCAAGATGGGCGTCATCGAGAAGGACCACCCGCTCATCGAGGCGCTCCCCCCGCAGGAGCAGGCCGAGTGA
- the dapC gene encoding succinyldiaminopimelate transaminase, with the protein MSLAAGLPDFPWDTLAAAKARAAAHPDGLVDLSVGTPVDPTPALGRQALAGAADSPGYPQTAGTPELRDAMAGYLARRWGATVPPAAALPVIGTKELVAWLPTLLGLGPEDLVVLPTTAYPTYLVGATMAGCRTRAVDDLSVLGDERPALVWLNSPSNPTGEVLAPAVLAERVAWARERGAVVASDECYGEFGWEAEPVSVLHPSVSGGDHHGLLALHSLSKRSNLAGYRAGFVAGDPALVAELLAVRKHAGMIVPRPVQDAMTVLLADDAHVAEQRARYAARRQVLRPALEAAGFRVEHSEAGLYLWATRDEDGRDSVELLAGHGVLVAPGDFYGTAAGRHVRVALTATDERVGAAARRLLG; encoded by the coding sequence GTGAGCCTGGCGGCCGGGCTGCCCGACTTCCCGTGGGACACCCTGGCCGCCGCCAAGGCCCGCGCCGCCGCCCACCCCGACGGCCTGGTCGACCTCTCGGTCGGCACCCCCGTCGACCCCACCCCGGCCCTCGGCCGGCAGGCGCTGGCCGGGGCGGCGGACAGCCCCGGCTACCCGCAGACCGCCGGCACGCCCGAGCTGCGCGACGCCATGGCCGGCTACCTCGCGCGACGCTGGGGGGCGACGGTGCCGCCGGCGGCCGCCCTGCCGGTGATCGGCACCAAGGAGCTCGTCGCCTGGCTGCCCACCCTGCTGGGCCTCGGTCCCGAGGACCTGGTGGTGCTGCCGACGACCGCGTACCCGACCTACCTGGTCGGCGCCACGATGGCGGGCTGCCGGACCCGGGCCGTCGACGACCTGTCCGTGCTCGGCGACGAGCGCCCGGCCCTGGTCTGGCTCAACTCCCCGTCCAACCCGACCGGTGAGGTGCTGGCGCCCGCGGTGCTGGCCGAGCGCGTGGCCTGGGCCCGGGAGCGCGGGGCCGTGGTCGCCTCCGACGAGTGCTACGGCGAGTTCGGCTGGGAGGCGGAGCCGGTCTCGGTGCTGCACCCGTCCGTCAGCGGTGGCGACCACCACGGGCTGCTGGCCCTGCACTCGCTGTCCAAGCGGTCCAACCTCGCCGGCTACCGGGCCGGGTTCGTCGCCGGTGACCCCGCGCTCGTGGCCGAGCTGCTGGCCGTCCGCAAGCACGCCGGGATGATCGTGCCCCGGCCGGTCCAGGACGCGATGACCGTGCTGCTGGCCGACGACGCCCACGTCGCCGAGCAGCGGGCCCGCTACGCCGCGCGCCGGCAGGTGCTCCGGCCGGCGCTGGAGGCCGCGGGCTTCCGGGTCGAGCACTCCGAGGCCGGGCTGTACCTGTGGGCCACCCGCGACGAGGACGGCCGCGACTCCGTCGAGCTGCTCGCCGGTCACGGCGTCCTGGTGGCCCCCGGCGACTTCTACGGCACCGCCGCCGGGCGGCACGTCCGGGTGGCGCTGACCGCGACCGACGAGCGCGTCGGGGCGGCGGCCCGTCGCCTGCTGGGCTGA
- the dapD gene encoding 2,3,4,5-tetrahydropyridine-2,6-dicarboxylate N-succinyltransferase — MTDAAAAAARPAWGWGLATVHTSGQVLDTWFPSPALGSPGAEEAPGSLRSAESADEVRGTRTEVVRVVADLDAAPAGAADVYLRLHLLSHRLVTPRSINLDGVFGLLPNVVWTSAGPCAVEGFETVRAALRARHGHVTVFGVDKFPRMVDYVLPAGVRIADADRVRLGAHLAAGTTVMHEGFVNYNAGTLGSSMVEGRISAGVVVGADSDVGGGASIMGTLSGGGTEVISLGERCLVGANAGIGIGLGDDCVVEAGLYVTAGTKVTLPDGHVVKARTLSGEPNLLFLRNSVTGAIEVRRRQGVGVELNQALHAN, encoded by the coding sequence ATGACCGACGCCGCCGCCGCCGCCGCCCGCCCCGCCTGGGGCTGGGGACTGGCCACCGTGCACACCTCCGGGCAGGTGCTGGACACCTGGTTCCCCTCCCCCGCGCTCGGCTCGCCGGGTGCCGAGGAGGCACCGGGCTCGCTGCGCTCCGCCGAGTCCGCCGACGAGGTCCGCGGCACGCGCACCGAGGTGGTGCGGGTCGTCGCCGACCTCGACGCCGCTCCCGCCGGCGCCGCCGACGTCTACCTCCGGCTGCACCTGCTCAGCCACCGCCTGGTGACGCCGCGCAGCATCAACCTGGACGGCGTCTTCGGCCTGCTGCCCAACGTCGTCTGGACCAGCGCCGGCCCCTGCGCCGTCGAGGGCTTCGAGACCGTCCGCGCCGCGCTGCGGGCCCGGCACGGCCACGTCACCGTCTTCGGGGTCGACAAGTTCCCCCGGATGGTCGACTACGTGCTGCCGGCCGGCGTCCGGATCGCCGACGCCGACCGCGTCCGCCTGGGGGCCCACCTCGCCGCCGGCACGACCGTCATGCACGAGGGCTTCGTCAACTACAACGCCGGCACCCTGGGCAGCTCGATGGTCGAGGGCCGGATCTCCGCCGGGGTGGTGGTCGGCGCCGACTCCGACGTGGGCGGCGGCGCCTCCATCATGGGCACGCTGTCCGGCGGCGGCACCGAGGTGATCAGCCTCGGCGAGCGCTGCCTCGTCGGCGCCAACGCCGGGATCGGCATCGGGCTGGGCGACGACTGCGTCGTCGAGGCCGGGCTCTACGTCACCGCCGGCACCAAGGTCACGCTGCCGGACGGCCACGTCGTGAAGGCCCGCACCCTGTCCGGAGAGCCGAACCTGCTGTTCCTGCGGAACTCCGTCACCGGGGCCATCGAGGTCCGGCGTCGCCAGGGCGTCGGGGTGGAGCTGAACCAGGCCCTGCACGCCAACTGA
- the dapE gene encoding succinyl-diaminopimelate desuccinylase has translation MATPLDLEGDPVDLLRRLVDVPSVSGDEQAVADLVEQALTPYPHLRVSRTGNVVVARTELGRAERVVIAGHLDTVPIAGNVPSRVTEEDGRTLVHGRGACDMKGGVAAQLSAAVALTAPSRDVTWLFYDNEEVEEARNGLNRLAAEHPEHLDGVFAVLGEPSNARIEGGCQGTMRVVVELTGVAAHSARSWKGHNAVHDAGAVLQALAAHQAQEVVVDGLTYREGLNAVGISGGIAGNVIPDRCDVEVNYRFAPDKSPAQAEAYVRQVLDGFPVRVTDVAPGARPGLDQPAAAEFLAAVGGEPSAKFGWTDVARFSARGVPAVNFGPGDPGKAHADDEFCPGDEVVACRDALVRWLS, from the coding sequence ATGGCTACCCCCCTGGACCTCGAGGGCGACCCCGTCGACCTCCTCCGCCGGCTGGTCGACGTGCCCTCGGTCAGCGGCGACGAGCAGGCGGTCGCCGACCTCGTCGAGCAGGCGCTGACCCCCTACCCGCACCTGCGGGTCAGCCGGACCGGGAACGTCGTCGTCGCCCGGACGGAGCTGGGCCGCGCCGAGCGCGTCGTCATCGCCGGCCACCTGGACACCGTCCCGATCGCCGGCAACGTGCCGTCACGGGTGACCGAGGAGGACGGCCGGACCCTGGTGCACGGCCGCGGGGCCTGCGACATGAAGGGCGGGGTGGCGGCCCAGCTCTCGGCCGCGGTGGCGCTGACCGCCCCGAGCCGCGACGTCACCTGGCTCTTCTACGACAACGAGGAGGTCGAGGAGGCCAGGAACGGGCTCAACCGGCTGGCCGCGGAGCACCCGGAGCACCTCGACGGCGTGTTCGCCGTGCTGGGCGAGCCGTCGAACGCGCGCATCGAGGGCGGCTGCCAGGGCACCATGCGGGTGGTGGTCGAGCTGACCGGCGTCGCCGCCCACTCCGCCCGGTCCTGGAAGGGGCACAACGCCGTCCACGACGCCGGCGCGGTGCTGCAGGCCCTCGCCGCCCACCAGGCGCAGGAGGTCGTGGTCGACGGGCTGACCTACCGGGAGGGGCTCAACGCCGTCGGGATCAGCGGCGGCATCGCGGGCAACGTCATCCCCGACCGCTGCGACGTCGAGGTCAACTACCGCTTCGCCCCCGACAAGTCGCCCGCGCAGGCGGAGGCCTACGTCCGGCAGGTGCTCGACGGCTTCCCGGTCCGGGTCACCGACGTCGCGCCCGGCGCCCGGCCCGGGCTGGACCAGCCGGCGGCCGCGGAGTTCCTGGCCGCCGTCGGCGGCGAGCCCAGCGCCAAGTTCGGCTGGACCGACGTCGCCCGGTTCAGCGCCCGCGGCGTCCCGGCGGTCAACTTCGGCCCCGGCGATCCCGGCAAGGCCCACGCCGACGACGAGTTCTGCCCGGGCGACGAGGTCGTCGCCTGCCGCGACGCCCTGGTCCGCTGGCTGTCCTGA
- a CDS encoding TIGR00730 family Rossman fold protein codes for MQGPVLRAGEQVPDTTTDQRLLDSQGSASWLHTDPWRVLRIQSEFVEGFGTLAELGPAVAVFGSARTSSDDPSYAAAEQLGRRLAETGLAVITGGGPGIMEAANKGAAEAGGVSVGLGIELPFESGLNRHVNLGINFRYFFARKTMFVKYAQGFVVMPGGFGTLDELFEALTLVQTQKVTSFPVVLFGSSYWQGLLDWFRDTALRHGSVAQRDLDLLQLTDDLDEAVALVAAGRSGG; via the coding sequence ATGCAGGGGCCGGTGCTGCGCGCGGGCGAGCAGGTGCCCGACACCACCACCGACCAGCGGCTGCTGGACAGCCAGGGTTCGGCCAGCTGGCTGCACACCGACCCCTGGAGGGTGCTCCGCATCCAGTCCGAGTTCGTCGAGGGCTTCGGCACGCTGGCCGAGCTCGGCCCGGCCGTCGCCGTCTTCGGCTCCGCCCGGACGTCCTCGGACGACCCGAGCTACGCCGCCGCCGAGCAGCTCGGTCGCCGGCTCGCGGAGACCGGCCTGGCCGTGATCACCGGCGGCGGGCCCGGGATCATGGAGGCCGCCAACAAGGGGGCCGCGGAGGCCGGCGGGGTGTCGGTCGGCCTCGGCATCGAGCTGCCCTTCGAGTCCGGGCTCAACCGCCACGTGAACCTCGGGATCAACTTCCGCTACTTCTTCGCCCGCAAGACGATGTTCGTCAAGTACGCGCAGGGGTTCGTGGTGATGCCCGGCGGCTTCGGCACCCTCGACGAGCTGTTCGAGGCGCTCACCCTGGTCCAGACCCAGAAGGTGACGTCCTTCCCGGTCGTGCTGTTCGGCTCGTCCTACTGGCAGGGGCTGCTCGACTGGTTCCGCGACACCGCGCTGCGCCACGGTTCGGTGGCCCAGCGCGACCTCGACCTGCTCCAGCTGACCGACGACCTCGACGAGGCCGTCGCCCTGGTCGCCGCCGGCCGCTCGGGCGGCTGA
- a CDS encoding DivIVA domain-containing protein — translation MEWIIAVVAVAALGVAAVAAAGGVGEMSRDPVEDVFRQQLPEGPLGADDVRGARFGTALRGYAMGQVDELLERLATEIAERDARIAQLTGPDRTGPATDGFRTGPVLADGRLEPGSPPPAPPPLVGPA, via the coding sequence ATGGAGTGGATCATCGCCGTGGTGGCCGTCGCCGCCCTCGGGGTCGCGGCGGTGGCAGCAGCGGGAGGCGTGGGTGAGATGAGCAGGGACCCGGTCGAGGACGTCTTCCGCCAGCAGCTGCCTGAGGGTCCGCTGGGGGCCGACGACGTCCGCGGAGCCCGCTTCGGCACCGCCCTCCGCGGCTACGCGATGGGCCAGGTGGACGAGCTGCTGGAACGGCTGGCCACCGAGATCGCCGAGCGGGACGCCCGGATCGCGCAGCTGACCGGGCCCGACCGGACCGGCCCCGCGACGGACGGGTTCCGGACCGGCCCGGTCCTGGCCGACGGGCGGCTGGAGCCGGGGTCGCCGCCGCCCGCCCCGCCGCCGCTCGTCGGGCCGGCGTGA
- a CDS encoding SRPBCC family protein: MSTRLEVATEVGAPLERVWDELVDWYGQARWIPLTTLRVLSARDAGLGVRVTALSGFWLGRLPAGLLDRFVVTGWSPPADGVAELEVLHLGPCFTGEGVFRLTADGGRTRVRAVELFTVPGGPLPNRLVGLALPLMRLGLGWSLRRLAAVAEVPRAERRA, encoded by the coding sequence GTGAGCACCCGCCTGGAGGTCGCCACCGAGGTCGGCGCCCCGCTCGAGCGGGTCTGGGACGAGCTGGTCGACTGGTACGGCCAGGCGCGCTGGATCCCCCTCACCACGCTGCGGGTGCTGAGCGCGCGCGACGCCGGCCTCGGGGTGCGCGTCACGGCGCTGTCCGGGTTCTGGCTGGGCCGGCTCCCCGCCGGACTGCTCGACCGCTTCGTCGTCACGGGCTGGTCCCCGCCGGCCGACGGCGTCGCCGAGCTCGAGGTGCTGCACCTCGGCCCCTGCTTCACCGGCGAGGGCGTCTTCCGGCTGACCGCGGACGGTGGCCGGACACGGGTGCGCGCGGTGGAGCTGTTCACCGTCCCGGGTGGGCCGCTGCCCAACCGGCTCGTGGGGCTCGCGCTGCCGCTGATGCGGCTCGGTCTCGGCTGGAGCCTGCGCCGGCTGGCCGCGGTCGCCGAGGTGCCGCGGGCGGAGCGCCGGGCGTGA
- a CDS encoding DNA-3-methyladenine glycosylase I — translation MSVLPGPDGRLRCAWALGAPDYLAYHDDEWGRPVTSVSGLYERLTLEAFQSGLAWITILRKREGFRQAFAGFDPAVVAGFGEADVERLMADPGIVRNRAKIEAAVANARVVDALGAEFAELVLGYRQPDRPRPAPDQVPASTPASAALAKALKAHGIRFVGPTTAYALMQAVGLVDDHVQGCSVVIEG, via the coding sequence GTGAGCGTGCTGCCCGGCCCGGACGGCCGGCTGCGCTGCGCCTGGGCGCTGGGGGCGCCCGACTACCTGGCCTACCACGACGACGAGTGGGGGCGACCGGTCACCAGCGTCAGCGGGCTCTACGAACGGCTGACACTGGAGGCCTTCCAGTCCGGGCTGGCCTGGATCACGATCCTGCGCAAGCGGGAGGGGTTCCGGCAGGCGTTCGCCGGCTTCGACCCGGCCGTCGTCGCGGGGTTCGGCGAGGCCGACGTCGAGCGGCTGATGGCCGATCCGGGCATCGTCCGCAACCGGGCGAAGATCGAGGCGGCGGTGGCCAACGCCCGCGTCGTCGACGCCCTGGGGGCGGAGTTCGCCGAGCTCGTGCTGGGCTACCGGCAGCCGGACCGACCGCGGCCCGCCCCCGACCAGGTGCCGGCGAGCACCCCGGCGTCGGCGGCGCTGGCCAAGGCCCTGAAGGCGCACGGGATCCGGTTCGTCGGGCCGACCACCGCCTACGCGCTGATGCAGGCCGTCGGGCTGGTCGACGACCACGTCCAGGGCTGCAGCGTGGTCATCGAGGGCTGA